The following are from one region of the Actinopolyspora halophila DSM 43834 genome:
- a CDS encoding UDP-glucose dehydrogenase family protein, whose product MTTVTVIGAGYVGLTIAACLAHLGHRVTAVDTDTDRVTRLQIGDIDLLEPALPQMVHNHQSTGALTFTATVEHCLNEAEVTFICLPTPARPDGSADLTTIFSTIPQLRRCLAPGSQLVVKSTVPPGTHHQITAVLGRNDVTVTSNPEFLREGHAVHDWLHPDRIVLGTADPEHTERITTLYSGINAPVVTTDPTSAELIKYAANTFLALKITYANTLAELCEHLGANVTDVRNGLGHDPRIGSHHLRPGPGWGGPCLPKDVRALLAVGNNADCELELLRSVLRSNAHHQRRIVDLIEQLLSKPLARTRVCLLGLTFKPETNDVRNSSALPIATELVARDAQVIAYDPAVTDSVTELPQTPLAPTAAGALEGADAVLVLTEWTEFVALPWHNLARTMRGDLVVDTRGHLNPADLVQAGLRLHTLGDSPVRQLTAKVA is encoded by the coding sequence ATGACCACCGTGACAGTTATCGGCGCCGGCTACGTCGGCTTGACCATCGCAGCCTGTCTCGCACACCTCGGCCACCGCGTTACCGCCGTCGACACGGACACCGACCGCGTCACACGCCTGCAGATCGGAGACATCGATCTACTCGAACCCGCTTTGCCCCAGATGGTCCACAACCATCAGAGCACCGGAGCACTCACCTTCACCGCCACCGTAGAACACTGCCTCAACGAAGCCGAAGTGACCTTCATCTGCCTACCCACACCGGCAAGGCCTGACGGTAGCGCCGACCTCACCACCATTTTCAGCACGATTCCCCAGCTGCGCCGATGTCTCGCCCCAGGAAGTCAGCTCGTCGTGAAGTCCACGGTGCCACCCGGTACCCACCACCAGATCACGGCCGTACTGGGACGCAACGATGTCACCGTCACCAGCAACCCCGAATTCCTACGTGAAGGCCACGCCGTTCACGACTGGCTCCACCCGGACCGCATCGTGCTCGGCACCGCTGACCCCGAGCACACCGAGCGCATCACCACGCTCTACAGCGGCATCAACGCTCCTGTCGTCACCACCGATCCGACCAGCGCCGAGCTCATCAAATACGCCGCCAACACGTTCCTCGCCCTCAAGATCACCTACGCCAACACCCTCGCGGAGCTCTGCGAACACCTCGGCGCCAACGTCACCGACGTTCGCAACGGCCTTGGCCACGACCCCCGTATCGGAAGCCACCATCTACGCCCCGGACCAGGATGGGGAGGACCATGCCTGCCCAAAGACGTCCGCGCACTGCTCGCAGTCGGCAACAACGCCGACTGCGAGCTGGAGCTGCTCCGTTCGGTTCTGAGGTCGAACGCGCATCACCAGCGGCGCATCGTCGATTTGATCGAGCAGCTCCTGTCGAAGCCATTGGCCCGCACGCGTGTCTGCCTACTCGGTCTCACGTTCAAGCCCGAGACCAACGACGTACGCAATTCATCCGCACTTCCCATCGCGACCGAGTTGGTAGCGCGCGATGCCCAGGTCATCGCGTATGACCCAGCCGTCACGGACTCCGTCACCGAGCTCCCCCAGACTCCACTCGCTCCCACAGCCGCCGGGGCGTTGGAAGGGGCGGACGCGGTTCTCGTGCTCACCGAATGGACGGAATTCGTCGCCCTGCCTTGGCACAACCTCGCCCGAACCATGCGTGGCGACCTCGTCGTCGACACCAGAGGTCACCTCAATCCCGCCGACCTCGTCCAGGCAGGGCTACGCCTCCACACGCTCGGGGACAGCCCTGTTCGCCAGTTGACCGCCAAGGTGGCGTGA
- a CDS encoding histidine phosphatase family protein, whose translation MPVTSELLLARHGEAHCNVTGEVGGDTTCTGLTDHGYEQVRQLAQSLRDNQAETPITALYTSPRRRTRNTAAVLGETLSLRPRVDPELRGLDHGDADGQKWITVKNGFGGRPQRYPHRPIAPNAESWNAFLARCHAALRTIIERHAGERIVIAAHGETIEASFSLFYRLPLDEHERAGQIASHACLTRWQQHRNRFGHDVWMLNTHNDTRHLDLSTNSR comes from the coding sequence ATGCCCGTGACCAGTGAACTGCTACTTGCCCGGCACGGCGAGGCCCACTGCAACGTCACCGGAGAGGTCGGTGGCGACACAACCTGCACCGGACTGACCGACCACGGATACGAGCAAGTACGGCAACTCGCTCAAAGCCTCCGTGACAACCAAGCCGAAACACCGATCACCGCCCTCTACACGAGCCCACGTCGACGCACTCGAAACACCGCAGCCGTCTTAGGTGAAACGCTTTCCCTGCGACCTCGCGTTGATCCCGAGTTGCGCGGACTCGACCACGGAGATGCCGACGGGCAAAAGTGGATCACGGTCAAGAACGGGTTCGGCGGTCGACCGCAACGCTATCCACATCGTCCCATCGCCCCCAACGCGGAATCGTGGAACGCTTTCCTCGCACGTTGCCACGCCGCACTGCGAACGATCATCGAACGCCATGCGGGCGAGCGGATCGTCATCGCCGCCCACGGCGAAACCATCGAAGCAAGCTTCTCGCTGTTCTACCGCCTGCCACTCGATGAGCACGAGCGCGCCGGACAGATCGCCAGCCACGCCTGCCTGACGCGGTGGCAACAACACCGCAACCGCTTCGGCCATGACGTCTGGATGCTGAACACCCACAACGACACCCGACACCTCGACCTCTCGACGAACTCGCGATGA
- a CDS encoding site-specific integrase has translation MSSCDARSSGAGGRAADVQAARLVLTRMGVSPEELVNARGQRETVPVFAEYVPRVAEAVSVGTCRAYRSYWNRVVREWGERRLDEPTPSEVRRLAEHVRGQVVHRRNTRGGRCAVEHLIAALRCIYSHAVADGLLDEADNPALRVRKPRRLPSTRRGLSDESMAAINRVTGQTGNDPMLDTLLLRLHTETACRRGGALALTSADLDPDQCVVLLREKNDAVRWQPVSPTLMRHLREHAEQRDAEASGDALLRYRSGKPLTRRRYDHLWHRLGQHLPWVATQQISTHWLRHTTLTWVERHFGYATARAWAGHTDTSHASATTTYIRADLADIATALAALTGEEHPLAESRQ, from the coding sequence GTGAGTTCGTGCGATGCCCGCAGCTCGGGCGCCGGTGGGCGGGCGGCTGATGTTCAGGCAGCGCGGCTGGTGCTGACCCGGATGGGCGTTTCTCCGGAGGAGCTCGTCAACGCACGAGGTCAGCGGGAGACGGTGCCTGTGTTCGCCGAGTACGTCCCGCGGGTGGCCGAGGCGGTGTCGGTGGGGACCTGTCGGGCGTATCGGTCGTATTGGAATCGGGTCGTGCGCGAGTGGGGAGAGCGTCGACTGGATGAGCCCACTCCTTCGGAGGTTCGTCGGCTCGCCGAGCACGTTCGCGGCCAGGTCGTGCACCGGCGCAATACCCGTGGCGGTCGTTGTGCGGTGGAGCATCTGATCGCGGCGTTGCGCTGCATTTACAGTCACGCGGTGGCCGACGGGTTGCTCGACGAGGCGGACAACCCGGCCCTGCGGGTGCGAAAGCCCCGGCGGTTGCCGAGTACGCGGCGGGGGTTGTCGGACGAGAGCATGGCCGCGATCAACCGGGTGACCGGTCAGACCGGCAACGATCCGATGCTGGACACGCTGTTGCTGCGGTTGCACACCGAAACCGCTTGCCGCAGGGGAGGGGCGCTGGCACTGACCTCGGCCGACCTGGATCCGGATCAGTGTGTGGTCCTGCTGCGGGAGAAGAACGATGCGGTGCGTTGGCAGCCGGTCTCGCCGACGCTGATGCGGCATCTGCGGGAGCACGCCGAGCAGCGCGATGCCGAGGCTTCCGGTGATGCTCTGCTGCGGTACCGCTCGGGAAAACCGTTGACGCGACGGCGCTACGACCACCTGTGGCACCGGCTGGGGCAACATCTGCCGTGGGTGGCCACCCAGCAGATCAGTACCCACTGGCTGCGGCACACCACGCTGACGTGGGTGGAGCGCCACTTCGGTTACGCCACCGCTCGTGCCTGGGCCGGGCACACCGATACCAGTCACGCCAGTGCCACCACCACGTATATTCGTGCCGATCTCGCCGATATCGCCACCGCCTTGGCGGCACTCACCGGCGAGGAGCATCCGCTGGCCGAATCCCGGCAATGA
- a CDS encoding AbrB/MazE/SpoVT family DNA-binding domain-containing protein — protein MSSTGTASMTYGIAAVDASGRVSERGVLRALGWRTGDRVRVWCSRNAVIVRSCVDGELAVAERGRVPIPSLLRERCAIRPGDRVLLAGSAEYGVLLVHTMSTVEAMLAQHHAACNGQESGEAL, from the coding sequence TTGTCGTCGACCGGTACGGCCTCGATGACCTACGGGATCGCGGCCGTTGATGCGAGTGGCCGGGTGAGTGAACGTGGTGTGCTGCGGGCTTTGGGCTGGCGAACGGGCGACCGTGTTCGGGTGTGGTGTTCGCGGAACGCGGTGATCGTGCGGAGCTGTGTGGACGGTGAGCTCGCGGTTGCCGAACGGGGGAGAGTGCCGATTCCGAGCTTGCTGCGTGAGCGCTGCGCGATTCGTCCCGGAGATCGTGTGTTGTTGGCGGGCTCAGCCGAGTACGGGGTGCTCCTCGTACACACGATGTCGACGGTGGAGGCGATGCTCGCGCAGCATCATGCCGCCTGCAACGGTCAGGAGTCGGGGGAGGCGTTGTGA
- a CDS encoding phosphotransferase enzyme family protein: MTQEPIDQMRRLAETTLRITVEITAAKVEHATGTVARMRAGDSELIGKIHRTSTLHKREAYAYHNWTPHLGDAAPRLIAIAPALPGIIVTAVPGKPLHTVTLSSENERDAHRDAGRVLRTLHQLPSRAASHEIITYLAERGQHWINQLTPHLAPHEVDLVRSHLQALNTLTTARVAPCHLDFQPRNLLWHADNRTRVIDFENSREDLAARDLARLATRIWPRRPDLESAFLDGYGPLDETDTDVLRHVAALEAVTTLAYGLRNNKPDLASLGRSLLTDLRR; the protein is encoded by the coding sequence ATGACACAAGAGCCCATTGACCAGATGCGGCGCCTTGCCGAGACCACCCTGCGAATCACAGTGGAGATCACGGCCGCGAAAGTCGAACACGCCACAGGCACCGTCGCACGGATGCGGGCGGGCGATAGCGAGCTCATCGGAAAGATCCACCGCACCTCCACGCTGCACAAGCGGGAGGCCTACGCCTACCACAACTGGACCCCGCACCTCGGCGATGCCGCGCCACGACTGATCGCCATCGCACCGGCACTGCCCGGCATCATCGTCACCGCCGTTCCCGGAAAACCGTTGCACACAGTGACCCTCTCGTCCGAGAACGAGCGCGACGCCCATCGTGATGCCGGTCGAGTACTACGAACGCTGCACCAGCTTCCCTCACGCGCCGCTTCCCACGAGATCATCACCTACCTCGCTGAACGCGGCCAACACTGGATCAACCAACTCACGCCCCATTTGGCGCCGCACGAGGTCGATCTCGTGCGCTCCCACCTGCAGGCGCTGAACACGCTGACAACCGCACGGGTCGCGCCCTGCCACCTCGACTTCCAACCTCGCAACCTGCTGTGGCACGCCGACAACCGCACCCGTGTCATCGACTTCGAAAACAGTCGGGAAGATCTCGCCGCACGAGACCTCGCGCGGCTGGCCACACGAATCTGGCCGCGGCGTCCGGATCTTGAGTCCGCCTTCCTCGACGGCTACGGCCCACTCGATGAAACCGACACGGACGTGTTGCGTCACGTCGCCGCGCTGGAAGCCGTCACCACGCTCGCTTACGGACTCCGCAATAACAAGCCCGACCTCGCCAGCCTCGGGCGAAGCCTCCTCACCGACCTCCGCCGCTAA